Proteins found in one Nitrosopumilus maritimus SCM1 genomic segment:
- a CDS encoding SIMPL domain-containing protein, translated as MNKKQLTVVMLSVLVVAVSATAVSSEADAQKPTSMLSFEKTIDVVGIGMISTDPDLLTIRLGLETKGDTANDALTANSAQMSKILQALKSVGISESEISTSSLNIRPQYEYVYDETRDRDTRTLVGYEASNIVTVETKSLDLAASIIDASVNAGANKVDSVYYSLSTETQMSLKDQLLEQAVINAQEKAKNVLAPLDQKIIGVKSISVSEFGIPTPYPVFSGSNMVFDAAMKSSSTQLFSSEQDVTASVHVVFHIGSN; from the coding sequence ATGAATAAAAAACAACTAACAGTTGTAATGCTTTCTGTATTGGTAGTTGCAGTGTCTGCAACTGCCGTATCATCAGAGGCAGATGCACAAAAGCCAACATCAATGCTATCTTTTGAAAAAACCATTGACGTTGTAGGAATAGGAATGATTTCCACAGATCCTGATCTTCTAACAATTCGATTGGGACTGGAGACCAAAGGCGATACTGCAAATGATGCACTGACTGCAAATTCTGCCCAGATGAGCAAAATACTACAGGCCTTAAAGAGCGTGGGCATTTCTGAATCAGAAATCAGCACGTCATCACTAAACATTCGTCCACAGTACGAATACGTTTACGATGAAACACGTGACAGAGACACAAGAACGCTTGTAGGATACGAGGCATCCAACATCGTCACAGTAGAGACAAAGAGTCTTGACTTGGCAGCATCAATCATTGACGCATCAGTTAATGCAGGCGCAAACAAAGTAGACTCTGTTTACTATTCACTGTCTACTGAAACCCAGATGAGTCTCAAAGACCAGCTTCTTGAGCAGGCCGTAATCAATGCACAGGAAAAGGCCAAAAATGTATTAGCTCCACTTGACCAGAAAATAATTGGTGTAAAGAGCATCTCTGTTTCTGAATTTGGAATTCCAACACCATATCCAGTATTTAGCGGCAGCAATATGGTCTTTGATGCAGCAATGAAGAGCAGTTCAACACAGCTGTTCTCATCAGAACAAGATGTCACAGCATCAGTTCACGTTGTCTTCCACATAGGAAGCAACTAA
- a CDS encoding methyltransferase domain-containing protein translates to MIQSSLEFLRCMKCGAKLELDVFESKKEIEEGILQCKKCNLEFPIIQKIPIMWNDFSKYLSSRRILGGKLYKLSTTSKLKSFVKKSLNAKTNDRSDIEEKWARIYQNSETSKFYSTIKQNLDTLPSSKFVLEHGCSIGIVTSHLANSNELVFGVDRSFSAIQIAKKQFNDNLDYFVADSLSPVFGKLQFDLILALNVLEIIEPNVLLKSISKQITKGYFVISDPYDFDRGPSSVKNPVDASSLRTDLKNLGFKISNSTKKPSYIPWTLKLNPRATLNYKVDLIMSQKS, encoded by the coding sequence ATGATTCAATCAAGTCTTGAATTTTTAAGATGTATGAAATGTGGTGCTAAACTTGAACTTGATGTATTTGAATCCAAAAAAGAAATTGAAGAAGGTATTCTTCAATGTAAAAAATGTAATTTAGAATTTCCAATCATACAAAAAATCCCAATAATGTGGAATGATTTCTCAAAGTATCTTTCTTCTAGAAGAATTCTTGGTGGGAAACTCTACAAGTTATCTACAACATCTAAACTCAAGAGTTTTGTAAAAAAATCCCTTAATGCTAAAACCAATGACCGTAGTGATATTGAAGAAAAGTGGGCTAGAATCTATCAAAATAGTGAAACTTCAAAATTTTATTCTACAATAAAGCAGAATTTAGATACTTTACCTTCTTCAAAATTTGTCTTAGAGCATGGTTGCTCTATTGGAATTGTAACTAGTCATTTGGCAAATTCTAATGAATTAGTATTTGGTGTAGACCGTTCGTTTTCTGCAATTCAAATTGCAAAAAAACAATTCAACGACAACTTGGATTATTTTGTAGCTGATTCATTGAGTCCTGTATTTGGTAAATTGCAATTTGATTTAATCTTGGCCCTAAATGTACTAGAAATAATCGAACCAAATGTTTTACTCAAATCAATATCAAAACAAATCACAAAAGGATACTTTGTAATATCTGATCCTTATGATTTTGATAGGGGACCTAGTTCTGTGAAAAATCCTGTAGATGCATCTAGTTTACGCACTGATTTGAAGAATTTAGGATTTAAGATTTCAAATTCTACAAAAAAGCCATCCTACATTCCATGGACTCTTAAACTAAATCCACGAGCAACGCTAAACTACAAAGTAGATTTAATCATGTCACAAAAATCCTAA
- a CDS encoding SirB1 family protein codes for MEKEFDPFVAEWFSFVKNPNFNLVEKCLKFAQILEYPDLDIEKHIEKITKIGMSLKESISDVKNPTYLISMLNEHLFENLGYSGDDDDYYNPKNNFLNEVIDKKTGLPITISILYAEVAKFIGLDLKIVGFPSHILVKYNEEMILDPFYDGRLLDIDDLQEILDTNYGGEIEFKPEFLDEITHEQILVRLTRNLKNSYVQSFVYDKALRCVNMVLAIEPESPDDIRDKGILEERLLNYDSALKYLNKYLEINPNAEDVDFILELIRSIKTKN; via the coding sequence TTGGAAAAAGAGTTTGATCCATTTGTTGCAGAATGGTTTTCATTTGTAAAAAATCCAAATTTCAATCTAGTTGAAAAGTGTCTCAAGTTTGCACAGATTCTAGAATATCCAGATCTTGATATTGAAAAACACATTGAAAAGATCACCAAAATTGGAATGTCTCTTAAAGAGTCAATTAGTGATGTAAAAAATCCAACATATCTCATATCAATGCTAAATGAACATCTCTTTGAAAATCTAGGATATAGTGGAGATGATGATGACTATTACAATCCAAAAAATAATTTTCTAAACGAAGTAATAGATAAAAAAACAGGACTGCCAATTACAATATCGATTCTTTATGCAGAAGTAGCAAAGTTTATTGGATTGGATCTCAAAATTGTAGGATTTCCAAGTCATATTCTGGTAAAATACAATGAAGAGATGATACTAGACCCATTCTATGATGGACGATTATTAGACATTGATGACTTGCAAGAGATTCTTGATACAAATTATGGTGGAGAGATAGAGTTTAAACCTGAATTTTTAGACGAGATAACACATGAACAAATTCTGGTTAGACTAACTCGTAACTTGAAGAATTCCTATGTTCAATCTTTTGTTTATGACAAAGCATTACGTTGCGTCAATATGGTATTAGCAATTGAGCCAGAATCACCTGATGACATAAGGGACAAAGGAATACTAGAAGAAAGATTGCTAAATTATGATAGTGCTTTAAAATATTTGAATAAATATTTGGAAATTAATCCAAATGCAGAAGATGTAGATTTTATTTTAGAATTGATTAGAAGTATAAAGACAAAAAATTAA
- a CDS encoding ArsR/SmtB family transcription factor — protein MDSDEPNISDKVDIISTEDDRLKVIGEILSSDSSRKILQLLFNQSFTANQLAQKTELSLPLVIHHLKKMQSVGVVKITNVGKNSKSHDMKFYIVDKVALVILPNAMSQPAKKSKSLFNSFNRIHRLATLGGVSVAAWFTSQFMQKTSTVSSPSQPAPSSAPFMSRSADSEMTARVPAGNMESSGADSAVMTGDVAVDVFLSVIVVLAIVVIGLGIEVALKSRKNR, from the coding sequence ATGGATTCCGATGAACCAAACATTTCTGACAAGGTTGACATTATATCAACAGAAGACGACAGACTAAAAGTTATCGGAGAAATACTATCATCTGATTCTAGCAGAAAAATACTGCAATTATTGTTTAATCAATCCTTTACTGCAAATCAGCTTGCACAAAAAACAGAACTGTCCTTGCCGCTTGTAATACACCATTTAAAAAAAATGCAGTCAGTTGGAGTGGTAAAAATAACAAACGTGGGAAAAAATTCAAAATCACACGACATGAAGTTCTACATTGTTGACAAAGTCGCACTTGTAATACTTCCAAACGCAATGTCCCAGCCCGCAAAAAAGAGCAAATCTTTGTTTAACTCATTTAACAGAATTCACAGACTGGCTACACTTGGCGGAGTGTCTGTTGCTGCGTGGTTCACATCACAATTCATGCAAAAGACATCAACAGTTTCTAGTCCAAGCCAGCCTGCTCCATCATCTGCACCGTTCATGTCAAGAAGTGCGGATTCAGAAATGACTGCACGGGTACCTGCAGGAAACATGGAATCTTCTGGAGCAGATTCTGCTGTAATGACAGGAGATGTGGCAGTTGATGTTTTCTTGTCTGTGATTGTGGTCCTTGCAATAGTTGTAATCGGGCTTGGAATTGAAGTTGCATTAAAGTCTAGAAAAAATAGATAA